From a region of the Geothrix sp. 21YS21S-2 genome:
- a CDS encoding RHS repeat domain-containing protein: MFNFAINCPGLAPSIRQAFIAFLLVCALPLSAQSYQSSFSDVKFDRAKGPVTVSAGVNVDVASGAASMEIPFGPGIGQRGLNFRPTLSLRVAPQVGVSSTFETYVAQVSSAGTLYYNTNTVDTMYQRGHGTSTFFPGTFDLALGSTDESQSAYSLPGGGGSVIGTVPPGMTTTAAQQLLTQFGVPGSLGLLSGDVGSPTGPFIQMGSSGALILGIQDAAGDVQDWLYHESIDTLAIQHRWPRRILVVQGEVAYEMAYVSHRFRSQIRPYLVNTSRTSLFSAHYALTHIRNRFGERIDFAYASDGIGYTATWSTNPSVGIQVAVVGSAAAPSMPSLVSSGYSMGSLTQVRVSYLGISHPVSSFLLDLGCPKGLEALTLESGGQPGSAITQQLHGQRKMNVLWGEAALCLQPVKILQEDTTETVQFTYASAGATATWDGVSLSPTVLRNITLPNRIITLNWKAYTYQANSAPNAWGIAPSSQRRPSWTFGVYALTDTDLVSGTERSTSYTRVVPQLNWLTEVPPIGTDLTEAWVSTAFYTAVATPDGQVVLHRFAEPDPTNGMRFLAYLKHVEREARYYAAGVAWEADLAITDPSYSSAYKWVVKDRFSAHASGNASGALTDYPVPYPTRTRTWDKDSQTFTAEETTNWDAANLGWTVTHRTTALNASPSLAFDPLNLASQGSGWSSPGASSGTEDLVTRTLDSRIPQWLLNRVATETTSRGTDGTLNGSTGNPPPKITRDQDGVLNTLRSVTIGDPAVLAVTTTLDYQGTSGLTAAELQKATLTSPNGLAFSGSMGVASYGYDINGFLSSIGIRPNAGLILTSRQDQDEIGRPTAQYDADNRATGLSWDGAGRLTHIAPPGTQATDIAYDDSSHRGITVTRGAQVQVLRYNGFGELVVERRRDPNGTWSHKIHGYDGAGRPTGETVWLLGDGADHETQWTLPNLTRLVSVTVTIPGESVCKKWGAINPDTGERACVQWQTSPPTTTTTEYAALYKGSSLTYDARGRADTAVDPAGVTSVTTYPASAGFKKVVTVAGNRVTQFLHDAAGRLKAVTDALGQVANYSYDASNRLTGVTQASGSHTQSRTWTYNSLGWLAALDQPESGTTTYSGWTVGGKPQTTNYNGRTVTAVPDWMGRVLAVTSSDGTVNQSFTYDTAAGGLGKPAWSQDGQVQTSYGYEGATGRLNSLTTVAAGQTITQSFGYDAYGNRSSGSTGHAGWTQSYFDATGHPRLLSAGGQTIADTSDWSSSFDSVSWLPKAVSFGNGASSNFSYGPDQMRLGTLEHFGAGKVALERWGYSYDGAGNLSQVLDLRTLGTDLFGYDVLNRLISAAVQSPSYGEQDQLFTYDAFGNRISGTTTSPGTVCPNTAYVNFDPNDAALWAHNRLPVQMANGAYTGALYDAQGNLTQVFEKPGDSSKVITLTYDALGRVMSVAHSSKGIQELYQYRADGLRTVIQDYLWGTYQKSQIQIYNDARQLVSQWEVSTSGSLTWKRDVLYVGTQGAAELDSAGLHVTQVDHLGSPRVVTGPTGALESRQKFLPFGELLEQAGAFKTAKGYTGHEQTDASGLIYMQARFYLPQYGRFASPDPARDQHFEFTQSWDINSYVRNNPVMATDPTGLQEVPKDTSQVEEKAPVKPAKREDSGFGDMSMRNKENRVAAQTKPDPSRPPQKLTKAEVAENYKKLGFDPNGKGEGLTAALNPAKAAAAAIAARIALEDSKKLFPSQLGLGDERDAARHALWSFHLTKMIGADGAKLITDAHERDDSPAGERLQDLYNNKVGREMALDRSINVKPEVAVMNAISGGRLMTSIPEVQ; encoded by the coding sequence ATGTTCAACTTTGCCATCAATTGTCCTGGGCTTGCTCCTTCAATCCGGCAGGCGTTCATAGCCTTCCTTCTCGTCTGCGCCCTACCCTTAAGCGCACAGTCCTACCAGAGCAGTTTTTCGGATGTCAAGTTTGACCGGGCCAAAGGACCTGTGACCGTAAGTGCCGGCGTCAACGTGGACGTCGCATCCGGTGCCGCGAGCATGGAGATCCCGTTCGGCCCAGGCATCGGCCAGCGCGGGCTGAATTTCCGTCCAACCCTGAGCCTGCGGGTCGCACCCCAGGTGGGCGTCAGTTCCACCTTCGAAACGTATGTGGCCCAAGTCAGCAGCGCGGGAACCTTGTATTACAACACCAACACGGTGGACACGATGTACCAGCGGGGCCACGGAACCTCGACGTTCTTTCCGGGCACCTTCGATCTTGCCCTTGGAAGCACGGACGAGAGTCAGAGCGCATACAGTCTCCCTGGCGGGGGTGGATCCGTCATCGGCACGGTGCCGCCGGGAATGACCACCACCGCTGCCCAACAGCTCCTCACGCAGTTTGGCGTTCCTGGAAGCCTGGGGCTGCTTTCTGGCGACGTGGGCTCTCCGACCGGACCGTTCATCCAGATGGGGTCCTCGGGCGCTCTCATCCTTGGGATCCAGGATGCTGCCGGGGACGTGCAGGACTGGCTCTATCATGAAAGCATCGACACGCTTGCCATCCAGCACCGCTGGCCCCGGCGGATCCTGGTGGTGCAGGGGGAAGTGGCATACGAAATGGCCTACGTGAGCCATCGCTTCCGGAGTCAGATCCGCCCGTACCTCGTGAACACATCCAGGACTTCCCTCTTCAGCGCCCACTATGCCCTCACCCACATTCGCAACCGGTTCGGGGAGCGCATCGATTTCGCCTATGCCTCCGACGGGATCGGGTACACGGCCACCTGGAGCACAAATCCCTCCGTAGGCATCCAGGTCGCCGTCGTGGGATCCGCCGCGGCACCCTCCATGCCGAGCCTGGTGTCCAGCGGCTATTCCATGGGGTCCCTCACCCAGGTGCGGGTCTCCTACCTGGGCATCAGTCACCCCGTCTCCAGCTTCCTCCTGGACCTGGGTTGCCCCAAGGGCCTGGAGGCGCTGACGCTGGAATCTGGGGGACAACCGGGAAGCGCCATAACCCAACAACTTCATGGTCAGCGGAAGATGAATGTGTTGTGGGGTGAAGCCGCCCTCTGCCTCCAGCCCGTGAAGATCCTCCAGGAGGACACAACCGAAACGGTCCAGTTCACCTATGCCTCGGCCGGCGCCACGGCGACCTGGGACGGCGTCAGCCTCTCCCCGACGGTCCTGCGCAACATCACCCTGCCAAACCGCATCATCACCCTGAACTGGAAGGCCTACACCTACCAGGCAAACAGCGCGCCCAATGCCTGGGGCATCGCCCCTTCCAGCCAGCGCCGCCCGTCCTGGACGTTCGGCGTGTATGCGCTGACCGATACCGACCTGGTTTCCGGCACCGAGCGAAGCACGAGTTATACACGGGTCGTCCCGCAACTCAACTGGCTAACGGAGGTCCCTCCCATCGGGACCGACCTGACAGAAGCCTGGGTCTCCACGGCCTTCTACACCGCCGTCGCGACCCCGGATGGCCAGGTCGTCCTGCACCGCTTCGCGGAGCCCGACCCCACCAATGGGATGCGCTTCCTCGCCTATTTGAAACATGTGGAACGCGAGGCACGGTACTACGCGGCCGGCGTGGCCTGGGAGGCGGATCTGGCCATTACCGACCCGAGCTACAGCTCCGCCTACAAATGGGTCGTGAAGGACCGCTTCAGCGCCCACGCCTCCGGCAACGCCAGCGGCGCGCTGACGGACTACCCCGTGCCCTATCCCACGCGAACCCGAACCTGGGACAAGGATTCCCAGACCTTCACCGCGGAGGAGACGACGAACTGGGATGCGGCGAACCTGGGGTGGACGGTGACCCACCGGACCACGGCCCTTAATGCCAGCCCCTCCCTGGCCTTCGATCCCCTGAATCTCGCCAGCCAAGGTTCAGGCTGGAGCTCCCCGGGAGCCTCCTCAGGCACCGAGGACCTGGTGACCCGGACCCTGGACTCGAGAATCCCCCAATGGCTACTGAACCGGGTGGCTACGGAAACCACGTCCCGGGGGACCGACGGGACGCTGAACGGCTCGACCGGAAACCCTCCACCCAAGATCACCCGGGACCAGGACGGCGTCCTGAACACCCTCCGGTCCGTGACCATCGGGGACCCCGCCGTCCTCGCCGTGACCACCACCCTGGACTACCAAGGCACCTCCGGCCTTACCGCCGCAGAACTCCAGAAGGCGACCCTCACGAGCCCGAACGGTCTTGCCTTCAGCGGCAGCATGGGTGTTGCCAGCTACGGCTACGACATCAATGGCTTCCTTTCGAGCATCGGGATCCGTCCCAACGCCGGCCTGATTCTCACGTCCCGCCAGGACCAGGACGAGATCGGCCGGCCAACGGCCCAGTATGACGCTGACAACCGAGCCACCGGGCTTTCCTGGGACGGGGCGGGACGCCTTACGCACATCGCACCTCCCGGAACCCAGGCCACGGACATCGCCTATGACGACAGCTCCCACCGCGGCATCACCGTGACCCGCGGCGCCCAGGTCCAGGTACTGCGCTACAACGGCTTCGGGGAACTCGTCGTGGAACGGCGGAGGGACCCCAATGGCACCTGGTCCCATAAGATCCACGGCTACGACGGTGCCGGCCGCCCCACCGGGGAGACCGTATGGCTCCTGGGGGACGGGGCCGATCACGAGACCCAGTGGACGCTCCCGAACCTGACCCGGCTGGTGAGCGTAACGGTGACGATCCCCGGGGAGTCCGTATGTAAGAAGTGGGGGGCCATCAATCCCGACACGGGCGAAAGGGCCTGCGTCCAGTGGCAGACCTCCCCCCCGACCACCACCACCACTGAGTACGCTGCCCTTTACAAAGGTTCCTCGCTGACATATGACGCCCGGGGCCGGGCCGATACCGCCGTCGATCCCGCTGGGGTCACCAGTGTGACGACCTACCCGGCGTCGGCGGGTTTCAAGAAGGTGGTGACTGTTGCCGGCAACCGGGTCACCCAGTTCCTCCACGATGCCGCCGGCCGCTTGAAGGCCGTCACGGATGCCCTGGGCCAGGTCGCCAACTACAGCTACGACGCATCCAACCGCCTCACCGGTGTGACCCAGGCCAGCGGTTCCCATACCCAGAGCCGGACCTGGACTTATAATTCCCTGGGCTGGCTCGCGGCCCTTGACCAGCCTGAAAGCGGGACAACCACCTATTCCGGGTGGACCGTCGGGGGCAAGCCCCAGACCACGAACTACAACGGCAGGACCGTGACCGCGGTTCCCGATTGGATGGGCCGGGTGCTTGCCGTCACCTCCAGCGACGGAACCGTGAACCAGAGCTTCACCTATGACACGGCTGCGGGCGGCCTGGGCAAGCCAGCCTGGAGCCAGGACGGTCAGGTCCAGACCTCGTATGGGTACGAAGGTGCCACAGGCCGGCTCAATTCGCTGACCACGGTGGCCGCGGGGCAGACCATCACCCAGAGCTTCGGGTATGACGCCTACGGCAATCGCTCATCGGGTTCCACGGGACACGCGGGGTGGACCCAGAGCTATTTCGACGCCACAGGCCATCCGCGGCTCCTTTCAGCCGGGGGACAGACCATTGCGGATACCAGTGACTGGTCCTCCAGCTTCGATTCCGTGAGTTGGCTGCCCAAGGCCGTGTCCTTCGGGAACGGGGCATCCAGCAATTTCTCCTACGGCCCGGACCAGATGCGGCTCGGCACCCTGGAGCATTTCGGTGCGGGCAAAGTGGCCCTCGAGCGCTGGGGCTATTCCTATGACGGCGCCGGGAATCTGTCCCAGGTGTTGGATCTCCGGACCCTGGGCACGGACCTCTTCGGCTATGACGTCCTCAACCGCCTCATCTCCGCCGCCGTCCAGAGTCCGTCCTATGGCGAGCAGGACCAGCTCTTCACCTACGATGCCTTCGGGAACCGGATCAGTGGGACGACCACCAGTCCGGGTACGGTTTGCCCGAACACCGCCTATGTGAACTTCGATCCCAACGATGCGGCGTTGTGGGCCCACAACCGGCTGCCCGTCCAGATGGCCAACGGGGCGTATACGGGGGCCCTGTATGACGCCCAGGGCAACCTCACCCAAGTCTTCGAGAAGCCTGGCGATTCCAGCAAGGTCATCACCCTGACCTACGATGCGCTGGGCCGCGTCATGAGCGTGGCCCACTCCTCCAAGGGGATCCAGGAGCTCTACCAATACCGGGCCGACGGCCTTCGGACCGTCATCCAGGATTACCTCTGGGGGACCTACCAGAAATCCCAGATCCAGATCTACAATGATGCTCGTCAGCTGGTGAGCCAGTGGGAGGTCAGCACCAGCGGTTCTTTGACATGGAAGCGGGATGTCCTCTATGTGGGCACCCAGGGTGCGGCGGAACTGGATTCCGCGGGCCTCCACGTCACCCAGGTGGACCACCTGGGAAGTCCACGGGTAGTGACAGGCCCGACGGGGGCGCTCGAATCGCGGCAGAAATTCCTGCCGTTCGGCGAGCTGCTCGAGCAGGCCGGGGCCTTCAAGACGGCCAAGGGCTATACCGGACACGAGCAGACGGATGCGTCGGGGTTGATCTACATGCAGGCGCGGTTCTATCTGCCGCAATACGGGCGCTTTGCCAGCCCGGACCCGGCGAGGGACCAGCATTTTGAGTTCACGCAGAGTTGGGACATCAACAGCTATGTTCGGAACAACCCTGTGATGGCGACGGATCCGACAGGCCTTCAAGAGGTCCCCAAAGATACGAGCCAAGTCGAAGAAAAAGCCCCGGTGAAACCGGCAAAGAGAGAAGATTCCGGTTTCGGCGATATGTCCATGAGAAATAAGGAGAATAGGGTTGCGGCGCAAACAAAACCAGATCCATCGCGTCCGCCTCAAAAACTTACTAAGGCGGAAGTTGCTGAAAATTACAAAAAACTAGGGTTCGACCCTAATGGGAAGGGCGAAGGATTGACAGCCGCGCTGAACCCCGCGAAGGCTGCCGCAGCAGCAATAGCTGCACGAATTGCACTTGAAGATTCTAAGAAGCTGTTTCCTTCGCAACTAGGTCTTGGGGATGAGAGAGATGCAGCTAGACACGCCCTGTGGAGTTTCCACTTGACTAAGATGATCGGTGCAGATGGTGCAAAATTAATTACAGACGCTCATGAAAGGGATGACTCGCCTGCTGGAGAACGTCTGCAAGATTTATATAACAATAAGGTTGGTCGCGAAATGGCTCTTGATAGGAGCATCAACGTGAAACCTGAAGTAGCTGTAATGAATGCCATTAGTGGAGGAAGACTCATGACAAGCATTCCAGAGGTGCAATGA